A stretch of Cheilinus undulatus linkage group 20, ASM1832078v1, whole genome shotgun sequence DNA encodes these proteins:
- the mapta gene encoding microtubule-associated protein tau isoform X14, which produces MDYMSNASNSYSSGDTMSSTLANMTINDQHHQENGVQLGHMKAGGAAPTAQAKMDNGSADKTQTATTPSSSLKRPSIVTKGNKTHASSRNGPSSIPIKASSTGPRQAGSGAKQTPGAKTAAKTGATPASAKKPPTPKNEKDGKSGQSSPGTPKSPSSQALSAKAAAEANKVKKVAVVRSTPKSPGSLKSRTAPLSAAAAPMPDLKTVRSKIGSTDNIKHQPGGGKVQILDKKLDLTNVQSRCGSKDNIKHTPGGGKVQILDKKLDLSNVQSRCGSKDNIKHVPGGGNVQIVHKKIDLSNVQSKCGSKDNIRHKPGGGNIEIKNEKLEFKVQSKIGSLDNIGHVPGGGQKRIESHKLTFRETAKARTDHGAEIVSLEDSPHQLSTVSSSGSINMADSPQLSTLADQVSASLAKQGL; this is translated from the exons caggaggagcagcTCCAACAG CTCAAGCAAAGATGGATAATGGCTCTGCAGATAAG ACTCAAACTGCCACCACACCATCCTCTTCCCTTAAAAGACCATCCATAGTCACcaagggcaacaaaacacacgcTTCCTCCCGAAACGGCCCCAGCTCCATCCCCATTAAAGCCAGCAGCACAGGGCCCAGGCAGGCCGGA AGTGGAGCAAAACAAACTCCTGGAGCCAAAActgcagcaaaaactggagctACACCAG CTAGTGCCAAGAAACCTCCCactccaaaaaatgaaaaag ATGGCAAGAGTGGACAGAGCAGCCCTGGTACTCCCAAGTCTCCTTCCAGCCAAGCACTTTCTGCAAAGGCAGCGGCAGAGGCCAACAAAGTAAAGAAGGTGGCAGTGGTGCGTTCCACACCCAAATCCCCGGGCTCCCTGAAGAGCCGCACCGCTCCTCTGTCTGCGGCAGCAGCACCCATGCCAGACCTGAAGACCGTCAGGTCCAAAATTGGCTCCACAGACAACATCAAACACCAGCCTGGAGGGGGAAAG GTCCAAATCCTGGACAAGAAGCTGGATTTGACTAATGTCCAATCTCGCTGTGGCTCTAAAGACAACATTAAACACACGCCTGGAGGAGGAAAG GTTCAAATTCTTGATAAGAAGTTGGACTTAAGCAATGTGCAGTCCCGCTGTGGCTCCAAagataatataaaacatgtacCCGGTGGTGGCAAT GTTCAAATTGTGCACAAAAAGATCGACCTGAGCAACGTTCAGTCAAAGTGTGGATCTAAAGATAATATTCGTCATAAACCAG GTGGTGGAAATATTGAGATCAAAAATGAGAAGCTGGAGTTTAAAGTCCAGTCTAAGATCGGCTCGCTGGACAACATCGGCCACGTTCCAGGAGGAGGACAGAAAAGG ATTGAGAGCCATAAACTGACCTTCCGCGAGACAGCCAAGGCCCGCACTGACCACGGCGCTGAGATCGTCTCTTTGGAAGACTCCCCCCACCAGCTCAGCACCGTGTCCTCCTCCGGCAGCATCAACATGGCCGACTCCCCGCAGCTCTCCACGCTGGCCGACCAGGTGTCCGCCTCCCTGGCCAAACAAGGCTTGTGA